A single genomic interval of Brevibacillus brevis harbors:
- a CDS encoding YqhG family protein, whose protein sequence is MQQQQVRQFVERYLATFSAHIVESHPDYFTVKLPVEVDKDIGNRPFYWSWVDKMNLAYQPLVLTFSFHPECMPEGLRSEHLHLGAARMQQIFASAKKHGSFVCMYEQQGGLLGNAGKRRSTPLVPWLGMNLKVSLLCDKRRDILLYLGINLHQPRIVTDFTSFLFSLSLTPAIPDYYYTLDRKVTIQEALQMAQQEVEHTLEQEDQQWAEEARTRLSEEMAILEAYYEELARREPENEQTNANETEEESEQPEAQSLLEREALHPEPDSAGPPSVEQPLSFDEYRTSGGRILDFLRANGIQTTPREEIHQAEWKKSTPDEERQRRKDELAWQYEPRIEVSFINGGLFYLSSVPPLMRSSKAKSMRHLPASGRIM, encoded by the coding sequence ATGCAGCAACAACAGGTCAGACAATTTGTCGAGCGCTATTTGGCGACTTTTTCTGCCCATATCGTTGAGTCTCACCCGGATTATTTCACCGTCAAACTTCCTGTCGAGGTGGACAAAGATATCGGCAATCGTCCTTTTTACTGGAGCTGGGTGGATAAGATGAATTTGGCTTATCAGCCATTGGTGCTCACCTTTAGTTTTCATCCGGAATGCATGCCTGAAGGTTTGCGATCCGAGCATCTGCATCTAGGAGCTGCACGCATGCAACAAATTTTCGCTTCAGCCAAAAAGCATGGCAGCTTTGTCTGTATGTACGAGCAACAAGGGGGCCTCTTGGGCAATGCCGGCAAACGTCGGTCAACCCCTCTCGTACCTTGGCTCGGGATGAACTTGAAGGTATCTCTGCTTTGTGACAAGCGACGTGACATTTTATTGTACCTGGGGATAAATTTGCATCAGCCACGGATAGTGACGGATTTCACTTCGTTTTTATTTTCACTTTCCTTGACCCCTGCGATCCCCGATTACTATTACACGTTGGATCGAAAGGTAACCATACAGGAAGCCCTCCAAATGGCACAACAGGAAGTCGAGCATACACTGGAACAAGAAGATCAGCAATGGGCAGAGGAAGCGCGTACACGTCTGAGCGAAGAAATGGCCATCTTGGAAGCGTATTATGAAGAGCTGGCACGGCGAGAACCAGAAAATGAGCAGACAAACGCAAACGAAACCGAAGAAGAATCAGAACAGCCGGAAGCCCAGTCGTTACTCGAGCGAGAAGCCCTGCACCCCGAACCTGATTCAGCTGGACCACCTTCTGTCGAACAGCCCCTATCTTTTGACGAATACCGGACTTCTGGCGGACGAATCCTCGACTTTTTGCGTGCAAATGGAATCCAAACAACTCCACGTGAAGAGATTCATCAGGCAGAATGGAAAAAAAGCACGCCAGATGAGGAGAGACAACGCCGAAAAGACGAGCTGGCATGGCAATACGAGCCGCGGATCGAGGTTTCGTTCATCAACGGTGGCTTGTTCTATTTATCTTCCGTTCCTCCACTCATGCGGTCATCGAAAGCAAAAAGCATGCGACATCTCCCCGCATCAGGGCGAATCATGTAA
- a CDS encoding DEAD/DEAH box helicase: MPNVPISFDTSWINPLTERMQEDGPWDKWELFKLSLEAEEAMAVSEFDQLQCLKYLPLLSPFPHQLETAKRVLLEMRGRAILADEVGLGKTIEAGLIMKEYMVRGLAKKILVLVPASLVIQWTKELHQKFGIAAVAQKKEYMWRQHEVVVASIDTAKRDPHRRHVLDIDYDMLIIDEAHKLKNKRTRNYQFVKEIRKKYCLLLTATPIQNEMDELYNLINLLKPGHLGHTSTFSTNYVEGKRQSKNSEKLREEIEKVMIRNKRSDGGIQFTSRRVQSIPIDLSPEEMTLYEGVTHFVREQYRTGFGMGGFNSLALITLQREVCSSKEAAFMTLYNMHQRTGEDSPLRAQILELVELIKQIETHSKAAKTVELIQQINDKVIIFTEYRATQNYLQKYLHDHGITSVPFRGGFKRSKKDWMTDLFQNRAQVLIATEAGGEGINLQFCNQVINYDMPWNPMRVEQRIGRVHRLGQKRDVHIYNLSTTGTIEEHILKLLYEKIDLFEMVIGELDDIVERLNLSHSLEDNLIQIIMDSRSSKEMALKLDNIGHAIRASKITKDAVPLSEAADQ, encoded by the coding sequence ATGCCGAATGTTCCTATTTCATTTGATACGAGTTGGATCAATCCGCTTACAGAACGTATGCAAGAAGATGGACCCTGGGATAAGTGGGAGCTGTTCAAGCTCTCATTGGAAGCCGAGGAAGCGATGGCTGTTAGCGAATTTGACCAGCTGCAATGTCTGAAATATCTTCCACTCTTGTCGCCTTTTCCTCACCAGTTGGAAACAGCGAAACGTGTCCTATTAGAGATGCGCGGCCGAGCCATTCTCGCTGATGAGGTCGGTCTGGGAAAGACGATCGAAGCAGGCTTGATCATGAAGGAATATATGGTTCGCGGCTTGGCTAAAAAAATTCTCGTTCTGGTTCCAGCCTCTCTCGTGATTCAATGGACAAAAGAGCTTCATCAAAAATTCGGCATTGCAGCAGTCGCGCAAAAAAAAGAATATATGTGGCGGCAACACGAAGTCGTGGTCGCATCCATAGACACAGCAAAACGAGATCCTCACAGGCGTCACGTCCTCGACATCGATTACGACATGCTCATCATCGACGAGGCCCATAAACTCAAAAATAAACGGACACGAAACTATCAGTTCGTCAAAGAAATCCGCAAAAAATATTGCTTGCTCCTTACCGCAACTCCTATTCAAAACGAGATGGACGAGCTGTACAACCTCATCAATTTGTTAAAACCAGGTCACCTCGGCCATACTTCCACCTTCTCTACCAATTACGTAGAGGGCAAACGCCAATCCAAAAACAGCGAGAAATTGCGGGAAGAAATTGAAAAGGTCATGATTCGCAACAAACGAAGTGATGGCGGTATTCAATTCACCAGTCGCCGCGTTCAGTCGATTCCGATTGACCTTTCCCCTGAGGAAATGACCTTGTACGAAGGTGTGACCCACTTTGTCCGTGAGCAATACCGAACAGGATTTGGGATGGGCGGCTTCAACTCGCTCGCTCTGATCACCTTGCAGCGTGAGGTCTGCTCCAGTAAGGAAGCTGCGTTCATGACGCTGTATAACATGCACCAGCGGACGGGCGAGGACTCTCCTTTACGCGCACAAATTCTTGAGCTAGTCGAGTTGATCAAACAAATTGAAACGCATTCCAAGGCTGCCAAAACCGTTGAGCTCATTCAACAAATCAACGATAAAGTGATCATTTTTACAGAGTACCGAGCAACTCAAAACTATCTGCAAAAGTATTTGCACGACCACGGCATTACTTCCGTCCCCTTCCGCGGTGGCTTTAAACGCAGCAAAAAGGACTGGATGACTGATCTTTTCCAAAATCGTGCACAAGTCCTGATCGCTACGGAAGCAGGCGGCGAAGGCATCAATTTGCAGTTCTGCAATCAGGTGATCAATTACGACATGCCTTGGAATCCCATGCGAGTGGAGCAACGAATCGGTCGCGTCCATCGTCTCGGACAAAAAAGGGATGTACACATTTACAATTTATCGACAACCGGAACGATCGAAGAGCATATTCTCAAGCTGCTGTATGAAAAAATCGACCTATTTGAAATGGTCATCGGCGAACTCGATGATATTGTGGAACGCCTGAATTTAAGTCACTCCTTGGAAGACAATCTGATTCAAATCATTATGGATTCCCGCTCCTCCAAAGAAATGGCGTTGAAGCTCGATAACATTGGACACGCGATTCGGGCAAGCAAAATAACAAAAGACGCTGTTCCACTTTCTGAGGCGGCTGACCAATAA
- the gcvT gene encoding glycine cleavage system aminomethyltransferase GcvT, whose protein sequence is MSNLKRTPLFDSYAKYGAKTIDFGGWDLPVQFTSIGQEHEAVRTKAGLFDVSHMGEVDVKGENALSYLQRVTTNDVSKLAVGQAQYSVLCYPDGGTVDDLLVYKYADDHYLLVINAGNIDKDYAWLEEHLIPGVTIENISPQTAQIAIQGPLAESILQKLTTTDLSQIGFFRFERDVQVSGIPGLVSRTGYTGEDGFEIYLDADRAAELWDILLDAGKEEGLLPCGLGARDTLRFEAKLPLYGQELSKDITPIEAGIGFAVKVDKEVPFIGQEVLKAQKENGAPRKLVGIEMIDRGIPRTHYPVYVGEELIGEVTTGTQSPTLKKNVGLALVKTEHAALGTQVEVEIRLKRLKAEVVAAPFYKRPKN, encoded by the coding sequence ATGTCCAATTTGAAACGTACGCCACTATTTGATTCTTATGCAAAGTATGGCGCGAAAACCATCGACTTCGGTGGTTGGGATCTGCCAGTGCAGTTTACAAGCATTGGTCAAGAGCATGAAGCCGTTCGGACAAAAGCTGGTCTATTTGATGTTTCCCATATGGGAGAAGTGGACGTAAAAGGGGAAAACGCTCTTTCTTATCTCCAGCGTGTGACTACGAATGACGTGTCCAAGCTGGCAGTCGGGCAGGCGCAGTACAGTGTGCTTTGCTACCCAGATGGGGGGACGGTAGACGATCTGCTTGTTTACAAATATGCAGATGATCATTACCTGCTCGTCATCAACGCGGGGAATATCGACAAAGACTATGCGTGGCTAGAAGAACATCTGATTCCAGGCGTAACGATTGAGAATATTTCGCCACAAACAGCACAAATCGCGATTCAAGGTCCTTTGGCAGAATCCATTCTGCAAAAGCTGACGACTACAGACTTATCTCAAATCGGCTTTTTCCGTTTTGAGCGTGATGTGCAAGTGAGCGGTATTCCGGGTTTGGTCTCCCGCACTGGCTATACTGGCGAAGATGGCTTCGAGATTTATTTGGATGCCGATCGTGCAGCAGAGCTGTGGGACATCTTGCTGGATGCGGGAAAAGAAGAAGGTCTTTTGCCGTGCGGTCTCGGTGCGCGCGATACGCTTCGTTTTGAAGCCAAGCTGCCACTGTACGGACAAGAGCTCAGCAAAGACATCACTCCGATCGAAGCGGGCATTGGCTTTGCTGTCAAGGTAGACAAAGAAGTGCCGTTCATCGGTCAAGAAGTGCTGAAGGCACAAAAAGAAAACGGTGCTCCCCGCAAGCTGGTAGGGATCGAAATGATCGACCGTGGGATTCCGCGCACGCATTACCCCGTCTATGTGGGGGAAGAGCTCATTGGCGAAGTGACGACGGGAACACAATCTCCAACCTTGAAGAAGAACGTCGGTCTCGCTCTCGTAAAAACCGAGCATGCCGCGTTAGGTACACAAGTAGAAGTAGAAATTCGCTTAAAACGTCTGAAAGCAGAAGTCGTTGCCGCTCCATTTTATAAACGCCCAAAAAACTAA
- the gcvPA gene encoding aminomethyl-transferring glycine dehydrogenase subunit GcvPA, which yields MKYRYLPQTDQDKREMLETLGISSIEELFADIPEEVRFKGALNIPEALSEPDLVKYFTRLANKNVNFSTHVNFLGAGVYQHYTPSTVNHMLLRGEFFTAYTPYQPEISQGELQAIFEFQTMVCELTGMEVANSSMYDGATSLAEAAMMAAGHTGKKRVIVSRAVHPEARGVLKTYAYGQNVELVEVGINSDGVTDTAALEALVDENTAAVIVQYPNFFGNVEDLGAIEPIAHGKGALLITSSNPLALGVLEAPGKLGADIVVGDMQPFGIPASFGGPHCGYFATTTKLMRKMPGRIVGQTKDENGKRGFVLTLQAREQHIRREKATSNICSNQALLALAASIAMTALGKQGVQEMAMMNLQKAHYAKNALEAKGLEIVFTSPFFNEFVVKLNKPVAEVNKGLLAAGMIGGYDLGLDYPEFANHTLLAVTELRTKEEIDTLAAELEAITRA from the coding sequence GTGAAATACCGCTACCTGCCCCAAACTGATCAGGACAAGCGCGAAATGCTGGAAACCCTCGGCATTTCGAGTATAGAAGAATTGTTTGCTGATATTCCGGAAGAAGTACGTTTCAAAGGTGCTTTGAATATTCCAGAAGCACTTTCCGAGCCAGATTTGGTGAAGTATTTTACACGCCTCGCAAATAAAAACGTAAACTTCAGCACGCATGTTAACTTTCTGGGTGCGGGTGTTTATCAACATTACACGCCGAGCACAGTCAATCACATGCTGCTCCGCGGGGAATTCTTTACTGCTTATACACCTTATCAGCCAGAAATCAGCCAAGGTGAGCTGCAAGCTATTTTTGAGTTCCAAACGATGGTATGTGAGCTGACTGGCATGGAGGTAGCTAACTCCTCGATGTATGACGGCGCGACTTCTTTGGCAGAGGCAGCGATGATGGCTGCAGGTCACACTGGCAAAAAACGCGTAATCGTTTCCCGCGCTGTACATCCGGAAGCGCGTGGTGTTTTGAAAACATATGCGTATGGACAAAACGTTGAGCTGGTTGAAGTAGGTATCAACAGCGATGGCGTTACAGATACAGCGGCTTTGGAAGCGCTTGTTGATGAAAACACAGCAGCGGTCATCGTGCAGTATCCGAACTTCTTCGGAAATGTAGAGGACTTGGGAGCGATTGAACCTATTGCGCACGGAAAAGGCGCACTGTTGATCACATCCTCCAATCCGCTTGCTCTGGGTGTATTGGAGGCGCCGGGCAAATTGGGCGCAGATATCGTAGTTGGCGACATGCAGCCATTCGGTATTCCAGCATCCTTTGGCGGACCACATTGCGGATATTTTGCTACCACAACCAAACTGATGCGCAAAATGCCAGGTCGTATCGTCGGTCAAACGAAGGACGAAAATGGCAAACGTGGCTTCGTATTGACGCTGCAAGCGCGTGAACAACATATTCGTCGTGAAAAAGCGACTTCTAATATCTGCTCGAACCAAGCGCTGCTCGCATTGGCTGCTTCCATTGCCATGACAGCACTCGGCAAGCAGGGTGTACAAGAAATGGCGATGATGAACCTGCAAAAAGCTCATTACGCCAAAAATGCCCTGGAAGCAAAAGGCTTGGAGATCGTATTCACTTCTCCATTCTTCAACGAGTTTGTCGTGAAGCTGAACAAACCAGTTGCAGAAGTGAACAAAGGTCTGTTGGCTGCTGGAATGATCGGGGGTTATGATCTCGGTCTCGACTATCCAGAGTTTGCGAATCATACCTTGCTTGCAGTAACCGAGCTACGTACCAAAGAAGAAATCGACACATTGGCGGCTGAATTGGAGGCGATCACACGTGCGTAA
- the gcvPB gene encoding aminomethyl-transferring glycine dehydrogenase subunit GcvPB yields MRNDQEKALIFEMSKPGRVGYNLPALDVPEVEVASLLPKHLIRETPAELPEVSELQLVRHYTELSRRNHGVDNGFYPLGSCTMKYNPKINEDVARYAGFAQTHPYQPEETVQGALELLYNLQEELGEITGMDAVTLQPAAGAAGEWTGLMMIRAYHESRGEGHRTKVIVPNSAHGTNPASAAVAGLDTVTIASDERGLVDIQALRDAVGPDTAALMLTNPNTLGLFEEDIVEMAKIVHEAGGLLYYDGANANAILGIARPGDMGFDVVHLNLHKTFTGPHGGGGPGAGPVGVKKILEPFLPTPIVAKKEDGSFYWDSNRPASIGRVKGYNGNFGILVRAYSYIRTMGPEGLLQVSQNAVLSANYMMRRLATAYHLPFDRVCKHEFVLSGVIQKKLGVRTLDIAKRLLDFGYHPPTIYFPLIVDECLMIEPTETETKETLDEFIDVMLQIARECEETPEIVQEAPHTTVVKRLDEATAARKPILRYQPQA; encoded by the coding sequence GTGCGTAACGACCAGGAGAAAGCACTGATCTTTGAAATGAGCAAACCAGGCCGTGTGGGCTACAATTTGCCGGCATTGGATGTTCCAGAAGTAGAAGTAGCAAGCCTTTTGCCAAAGCACCTCATACGCGAAACGCCGGCTGAGCTGCCAGAAGTATCTGAGCTGCAATTGGTTCGTCACTATACCGAACTGTCTCGTCGCAACCACGGGGTAGACAATGGGTTCTATCCGCTTGGTTCCTGCACGATGAAATACAACCCAAAAATCAACGAAGATGTCGCCCGTTACGCAGGCTTCGCGCAGACACATCCGTACCAACCAGAAGAAACCGTACAGGGCGCATTGGAGCTGTTGTATAACCTGCAAGAAGAACTGGGTGAAATTACAGGCATGGACGCAGTTACCCTGCAACCAGCGGCTGGTGCTGCGGGCGAGTGGACAGGTCTGATGATGATCCGTGCCTACCACGAGAGCCGAGGGGAAGGACATCGTACCAAAGTAATCGTGCCGAACTCCGCACATGGTACGAATCCGGCATCTGCTGCTGTAGCTGGTTTGGATACTGTAACCATCGCATCTGACGAGCGTGGTTTGGTTGACATTCAAGCGTTGCGTGATGCAGTAGGACCTGACACGGCTGCTTTGATGCTGACGAACCCGAACACACTCGGATTGTTTGAAGAAGATATTGTGGAAATGGCGAAAATCGTTCATGAAGCTGGCGGCCTCTTGTATTACGATGGTGCGAATGCGAACGCGATTTTGGGAATTGCCCGTCCGGGAGACATGGGCTTCGACGTGGTGCATCTGAACTTGCACAAAACGTTTACAGGGCCTCACGGCGGTGGTGGTCCAGGTGCAGGTCCGGTCGGCGTGAAAAAAATTCTCGAGCCATTCCTGCCTACACCAATCGTAGCGAAAAAGGAAGACGGAAGCTTCTACTGGGACAGCAATCGTCCGGCTTCCATCGGTCGCGTAAAAGGCTACAACGGAAACTTCGGTATTCTCGTTCGTGCGTACAGCTACATCCGTACCATGGGTCCAGAAGGCTTGCTGCAAGTTTCTCAAAATGCGGTGCTCTCCGCCAACTACATGATGCGTCGTCTGGCAACGGCTTATCATCTGCCATTTGATCGCGTCTGCAAGCATGAGTTCGTCCTGTCTGGTGTAATCCAGAAGAAGCTGGGCGTACGCACGCTCGACATTGCAAAACGCTTGCTCGACTTCGGCTATCACCCGCCAACGATCTACTTCCCATTGATCGTCGACGAGTGCCTCATGATCGAACCGACCGAAACCGAGACAAAAGAAACGCTCGATGAGTTCATCGACGTGATGCTGCAAATCGCCCGCGAGTGCGAGGAAACACCAGAAATCGTTCAGGAAGCTCCTCATACTACTGTAGTCAAACGTTTGGATGAAGCGACAGCGGCAAGAAAGCCAATCCTGCGTTATCAACCGCAAGCATAA
- a CDS encoding undecaprenyldiphospho-muramoylpentapeptide beta-N-acetylglucosaminyltransferase, giving the protein MTKRIVFTGGGSAGHVTVNLALIPHFIKLGWEVAYIGSATGIERELVASHPDVRYVGISSGKLRRYFDWKNMSDPLRVLKGIWQASRFLGKWKPDVIFSKGGFVSVPVVFGGWLNRLPVVIHESDLTPGLANKLAVPFSSKVCVTFPDTLSKVPKNKGIHVGAVVRDELKQGRREAGLVSCSFSAKKPVLLVMGGSLGARRINEAVRHSLTALLEHFSIVHICGKNQVDETIQVAGYKQFEYVQEELPDLLAMADLVVSRAGSNAIYEFLALQKPMLLIPLSREASRGDQILNAQSFERQGLCHVLLEEELTDDRFFQAVNDLQKSRESLLRRMREENEKKTDALAQVLAILQETAHAK; this is encoded by the coding sequence ATGACGAAAAGGATTGTGTTTACCGGTGGTGGTTCGGCAGGACATGTCACTGTGAATCTTGCACTCATCCCCCACTTTATCAAGCTGGGTTGGGAAGTCGCCTACATTGGTTCTGCGACAGGGATCGAACGAGAGCTGGTCGCCAGCCATCCGGATGTCCGCTATGTTGGCATTTCTTCAGGAAAACTGCGACGTTACTTTGATTGGAAAAACATGAGTGACCCGCTGCGAGTCCTCAAAGGCATTTGGCAAGCTTCTCGCTTTCTCGGCAAGTGGAAGCCGGATGTGATTTTTTCCAAAGGGGGCTTCGTCTCCGTGCCAGTCGTATTTGGGGGGTGGCTAAACCGTCTTCCTGTTGTTATCCATGAATCCGATCTGACACCCGGTCTCGCAAACAAGCTGGCTGTCCCTTTTTCCAGCAAGGTGTGCGTAACATTTCCAGATACGCTTTCGAAAGTGCCGAAAAACAAAGGGATTCACGTAGGTGCAGTTGTGCGAGATGAGCTGAAGCAGGGTAGAAGAGAAGCGGGCCTGGTATCCTGCTCCTTTTCTGCAAAGAAACCTGTCCTGCTTGTCATGGGTGGAAGCTTGGGAGCACGAAGAATAAACGAGGCGGTACGCCATTCGCTTACTGCTTTGCTTGAGCATTTTTCAATTGTACATATTTGTGGCAAAAATCAAGTAGATGAAACGATTCAGGTGGCAGGCTACAAGCAATTCGAGTATGTCCAGGAGGAATTACCCGATTTGTTGGCGATGGCTGATCTTGTCGTGTCACGAGCAGGCTCCAATGCGATTTATGAGTTTTTAGCCCTGCAAAAGCCAATGCTTTTGATACCGTTGTCCCGTGAAGCAAGTCGGGGCGATCAGATTTTAAATGCACAGTCCTTTGAAAGGCAGGGCTTGTGTCATGTTCTGCTAGAAGAAGAGCTAACGGATGATCGCTTTTTTCAAGCGGTGAATGACTTGCAAAAGAGCAGGGAGTCCCTCTTACGGCGAATGCGCGAAGAGAATGAGAAGAAAACAGATGCATTGGCGCAGGTCTTGGCCATTTTGCAGGAAACAGCCCACGCAAAATAG
- a CDS encoding lipoate--protein ligase family protein, with protein MEQWRYIVTEAMSPAMNMAVDEAILQLHSEGKVPPTVRFYTWDPATLSIGYFQKAIKEINLEEVQNRGLGFVRRATGGRAVLHDQELTYSVIVSEDHPKMPSSVTEAYKIISLGLLHGFQNLGLSAEMVSLASEEEKEKYNSPGSSACFDSPSWYELVVEGKKVAGSAQTRQKGVILQHGSILLDMDVDLLFSLLHFPSERVKQRMIDSFRQKAVTINEVSPRPISLQESIEAFSKGFASGLEVELIPSKLTDEELALAEELVKTRYATDEWNLRR; from the coding sequence ATGGAACAGTGGCGCTATATCGTGACGGAAGCAATGTCACCCGCGATGAATATGGCAGTAGATGAAGCAATTTTGCAGTTGCACAGTGAGGGCAAGGTTCCCCCGACCGTTCGTTTTTACACGTGGGACCCGGCGACACTGTCAATTGGTTATTTCCAGAAGGCCATCAAGGAAATCAACCTGGAGGAAGTTCAAAATAGAGGACTGGGCTTTGTTCGCAGAGCGACAGGAGGGCGTGCTGTTCTCCACGATCAGGAGCTGACATACAGTGTCATCGTATCCGAAGACCATCCGAAAATGCCTTCGAGTGTGACGGAAGCCTACAAAATCATCAGTCTGGGACTGCTGCACGGATTCCAAAACCTTGGACTCTCGGCGGAAATGGTCTCCTTGGCAAGTGAAGAGGAGAAGGAAAAGTACAATTCGCCAGGATCATCCGCCTGCTTCGATTCGCCCTCTTGGTATGAGCTCGTGGTAGAGGGGAAAAAAGTAGCGGGCAGCGCTCAGACCAGACAAAAGGGTGTTATTCTTCAGCACGGCTCTATTCTGCTTGATATGGACGTAGATTTGCTATTCTCGCTCTTGCATTTCCCATCGGAGCGGGTAAAACAACGGATGATCGATAGTTTCCGACAAAAAGCAGTGACGATCAACGAAGTAAGCCCTCGGCCAATCAGTCTCCAAGAATCCATCGAGGCGTTCTCGAAAGGCTTTGCATCCGGATTGGAAGTGGAGCTGATCCCTTCAAAGCTTACCGATGAAGAACTCGCGTTGGCAGAAGAACTCGTTAAGACGCGCTATGCCACAGACGAATGGAATCTGCGTCGTTAA
- the dat gene encoding D-amino-acid transaminase, whose protein sequence is MLYVDGKWVEEGQVAVHPEDRGYNFGDGIYEVVRIYKGRMYQWDGHLTRLFRSAKEIKMELPWSEEELTDLANQLMSKNNITENDDASLYLQVSRGTSPRVHDIPSGIKPVIMGFVRHKDRPVADMKKGWSAQLIEDIRWLRCDIKTLNLLGAVLVKQYAKDAGAQESILHRNGVITECSSSNLFVVKNGKLYTHQADNLILHGITRQVVIDLARDNGITVHEEAFDIAFLKQADEVFLTSTTAEIMPLISVDGVAVGNGKPGPVVLTLQDLFEQHINTSVLV, encoded by the coding sequence ATGCTCTATGTAGATGGCAAATGGGTAGAAGAAGGGCAAGTCGCAGTTCATCCAGAAGACCGCGGTTATAACTTTGGGGATGGCATATATGAGGTAGTACGCATTTATAAGGGGCGCATGTATCAATGGGATGGACATCTTACCCGTTTGTTTCGAAGTGCCAAAGAAATAAAAATGGAGCTTCCTTGGAGCGAAGAAGAGCTGACAGACTTAGCGAATCAGCTCATGTCCAAAAACAACATCACGGAAAATGATGACGCCAGCCTTTACTTGCAAGTATCTCGTGGCACCTCTCCGCGTGTACACGATATTCCGTCTGGTATCAAGCCTGTGATCATGGGCTTTGTCCGTCACAAGGACCGCCCTGTCGCCGATATGAAAAAAGGCTGGTCCGCTCAGCTCATCGAAGATATCCGCTGGCTGCGTTGCGATATTAAAACGCTCAATCTGCTAGGGGCTGTTCTTGTCAAACAATACGCAAAGGATGCAGGTGCCCAAGAATCGATTTTGCACCGCAACGGCGTTATCACAGAGTGCAGCTCTTCCAATTTGTTCGTCGTGAAAAATGGCAAGCTGTATACGCATCAAGCTGACAATCTGATCCTGCACGGAATTACCCGCCAAGTGGTCATTGATTTGGCTCGGGACAATGGCATCACTGTTCATGAAGAAGCATTCGACATTGCTTTCTTGAAGCAAGCCGATGAAGTATTCCTCACCAGCACGACCGCGGAAATCATGCCGCTCATCTCGGTAGATGGCGTTGCTGTGGGCAACGGAAAGCCGGGACCAGTCGTTCTTACGCTACAAGATTTGTTTGAACAGCATATCAACACAAGTGTACTCGTGTAA